One genomic segment of Vibrio quintilis includes these proteins:
- the pstB gene encoding phosphate ABC transporter ATP-binding protein PstB: MSTAINSILHSTSDADINGQTSYEEENLLQSMDIQNLNFFYAKGAEAALKNVSMPIYKNRVTALIGPSGCGKSTLLRTLNRIYNLYGQQHADGDILLEGQSIFVNTDINELRSKVGMVFQKPTPFPMTIYENMTFGLKIQGKLSKAEIRERVESALKRSHLWDEVKDKLNSDANGLSGGQQQRLCIARTIALEPDVILMDEPTSALDPIATSAIEMLITELRTKYTIVVVTHNMQQAMRISDYTGFMYLGELEEFGKTRQIFNDPTKERTRNYISGDFS, from the coding sequence ATGAGTACGGCAATTAACAGTATACTTCACAGCACATCTGATGCGGACATCAACGGACAAACCTCCTATGAAGAAGAAAATCTGTTGCAGAGCATGGATATACAGAACCTGAATTTCTTCTACGCAAAAGGAGCCGAAGCTGCCTTAAAAAATGTTTCCATGCCAATATACAAAAATCGTGTGACTGCACTGATTGGTCCGTCAGGATGTGGCAAATCGACTCTGCTGAGAACATTAAACCGGATTTACAATCTCTATGGACAACAGCATGCGGATGGCGACATTTTGCTTGAAGGACAAAGCATTTTTGTGAATACAGATATTAATGAACTCCGCTCTAAAGTCGGAATGGTCTTTCAGAAACCCACGCCTTTTCCGATGACCATTTATGAAAATATGACTTTCGGACTCAAGATTCAGGGAAAATTATCCAAAGCAGAAATCAGAGAACGGGTCGAATCAGCTTTAAAACGTTCACACCTGTGGGATGAGGTAAAAGATAAGCTTAACTCTGATGCCAACGGTTTGTCCGGAGGTCAGCAGCAGCGCTTATGTATTGCCCGGACGATCGCGCTGGAACCTGATGTGATTCTGATGGATGAACCAACTTCGGCACTTGACCCGATTGCAACTTCTGCCATTGAGATGTTAATTACTGAATTGCGTACTAAATATACCATTGTGGTTGTCACTCATAATATGCAGCAGGCCATGCGCATTTCTGACTATACCGGGTTTATGTATCTTGGTGAGCTGGAAGAGTTTGGTAAAACCAGACAAATCTTCAATGATCCAACCAAAGAACGCACCCGTAACTACATTTCCGGTGATTTCAGCTAA
- a CDS encoding septal ring lytic transglycosylase RlpA family protein, whose protein sequence is MRIKTDKPLFWLLVFILSGCSSSGRYAIENDTKPEKPISIEHVEDAQPKFEPYSLGGNKNYTVNGKSYNIIRDPEGYKAQGIASWYGKKFHGHLTSNGEIYDMYSMTAAHKTLPIPSYVKVTNTKNGKSAIVRVNDRGPFHPARIIDLSYAAAYKLGILQTGTAPVMVEFLTQKKEKPEKAEFSPAAHYVIQISSSKQLNSTRTLSKKLSQTLSVTSFINSLDDKYRVFLGPFDNFARTQQILEEVKRLGYNTAFIRKPPETQEKNDLSQSN, encoded by the coding sequence ATGCGAATAAAAACAGATAAGCCACTTTTCTGGTTACTGGTTTTCATCCTCTCCGGCTGCAGCTCCTCCGGACGTTATGCGATTGAAAATGATACAAAGCCTGAAAAACCCATTTCCATTGAACATGTGGAAGATGCACAACCTAAATTTGAACCCTACAGTTTAGGTGGCAATAAAAATTACACCGTCAATGGTAAAAGCTACAATATTATTCGTGACCCTGAAGGTTATAAAGCGCAAGGGATAGCCTCGTGGTATGGAAAAAAGTTCCATGGTCATCTCACCTCAAATGGTGAAATATATGATATGTATTCGATGACAGCTGCCCATAAAACATTGCCGATTCCGAGCTATGTCAAAGTAACGAACACAAAAAATGGCAAGTCAGCCATTGTCAGAGTGAATGACCGGGGACCATTTCATCCGGCGCGGATTATTGATTTAAGCTATGCTGCTGCTTATAAACTGGGTATTCTGCAGACTGGCACAGCGCCGGTGATGGTTGAGTTTCTGACCCAGAAGAAAGAGAAACCTGAAAAAGCGGAATTCTCTCCCGCTGCTCACTATGTCATACAGATTTCATCTTCAAAACAATTGAACAGTACGCGAACTTTATCGAAAAAATTGAGTCAAACTTTGTCTGTGACCAGTTTTATTAATAGTTTAGACGATAAATATCGTGTATTTTTAGGGCCATTCGATAACTTCGCCCGAACACAGCAAATATTGGAGGAGGTAAAACGGCTTGGATACAATACAGCCTTTATCAGAAAGCCTCCGGAGACTCAGGAGAAAAATGATCTCTCGCAATCAAACTGA
- the pstC gene encoding phosphate ABC transporter permease subunit PstC: protein MTIISLKNKFNGDSVFNKLSFASALLIFITLTGIILSLIEGGWPAFQKFGIHFIFRDIWDPIQGEFGAAAAIYGTLVSSFIAIVISAPIALGTAIFLAELTPDWISEPVGKAVELLAAIPSIIYGMWGLFVFAPWFSDHFQMWAAEHLVGIPLIGPWFDGPPIGIGLLSAGIILSIMILPIMTSLTRDALKSVPNVLREAAYGTGATPFEVITKVLIPQVKDATVSAAILGLGRALGETMAVAFVIGGANRIETSFFMPASSISATIAQQFNEATDPMQLASLIALGVVLFIITFFVMSFARRLLRKKKYE from the coding sequence ATGACAATTATCAGCTTAAAAAATAAATTCAATGGCGACTCTGTTTTTAATAAATTGAGCTTTGCCAGTGCACTTCTCATATTCATCACTTTAACCGGGATTATCTTGTCTCTGATTGAAGGCGGCTGGCCCGCATTTCAAAAGTTTGGCATCCATTTTATTTTCCGCGATATCTGGGACCCGATTCAGGGCGAGTTTGGCGCTGCTGCTGCAATTTACGGTACACTGGTTTCATCCTTTATTGCGATTGTTATATCAGCACCGATTGCGCTTGGCACCGCAATTTTTTTAGCCGAACTGACCCCGGACTGGATCAGTGAGCCTGTAGGAAAAGCCGTTGAACTACTTGCTGCCATTCCAAGCATTATTTACGGGATGTGGGGACTGTTTGTTTTCGCGCCCTGGTTTTCCGATCATTTTCAGATGTGGGCTGCAGAACATTTAGTTGGCATTCCTCTGATCGGTCCCTGGTTTGACGGCCCGCCAATTGGAATTGGCCTGCTCAGTGCCGGCATTATTCTGTCAATTATGATCCTGCCAATCATGACCTCACTCACCAGAGATGCACTAAAGTCAGTTCCGAATGTACTCAGAGAAGCTGCCTACGGGACCGGTGCGACACCGTTTGAAGTCATTACCAAAGTGCTGATACCTCAGGTGAAAGACGCGACGGTCAGTGCCGCGATTCTGGGACTCGGCCGTGCTTTGGGAGAGACGATGGCTGTTGCTTTCGTCATCGGTGGTGCAAACCGGATTGAAACTTCATTCTTCATGCCGGCCAGCTCCATATCAGCAACGATTGCCCAGCAATTCAATGAAGCAACTGATCCAATGCAACTGGCCTCACTCATCGCTTTAGGTGTTGTCCTGTTCATCATTACATTTTTTGTCATGAGTTTTGCCCGTCGCCTGTTAAGGAAAAAGAAGTATGAATAA
- the lipA gene encoding lipoyl synthase: MTKPIQMEKGVKYRDADKMALIPVKNMPSEQKEVLRKPEWMRIKLPSDSQRIQDIKSAMRKNNLHSVCEEASCPNLAECFHHGTATFMILGAICTRRCPFCDVAHGRPLTPDAGEPEKLAQTIKDMGLKYVVITSVDRDDLRDGGAQHFADCNREIRALNPQIRIETLVPDFRGRMDKALDILQTSPPDVFNHNLETAPRLYRKARPGANYKWSLELLKKFKENHPDIPTKSGLMMGLGETKEEIIDVLKDLRAHGVTMLTLGQYLAPSRHHLPVERYVPPSEFEELKEIALGLGFTHAACGPFVRSSYHADLQAQGVEVK, from the coding sequence ATGACTAAACCAATTCAAATGGAGAAAGGCGTTAAATACCGGGATGCTGATAAAATGGCACTGATACCGGTAAAAAATATGCCGTCTGAGCAAAAAGAAGTGTTACGCAAACCGGAATGGATGAGAATCAAACTGCCATCGGACAGTCAGCGTATTCAGGATATCAAATCTGCAATGCGGAAAAATAATCTGCATTCTGTCTGTGAGGAAGCTTCCTGTCCCAACCTCGCGGAATGTTTTCATCATGGCACGGCCACTTTTATGATTCTGGGTGCAATTTGTACCCGCCGCTGTCCGTTCTGTGATGTTGCTCATGGCCGGCCTCTGACGCCTGATGCCGGTGAACCGGAAAAGCTGGCACAAACAATTAAAGATATGGGACTCAAATATGTCGTTATCACGTCGGTAGATCGTGATGATCTGCGTGATGGTGGCGCACAACATTTTGCTGACTGTAACCGGGAAATTCGCGCACTTAATCCTCAGATCAGAATTGAAACACTGGTTCCTGATTTCAGAGGCCGAATGGATAAAGCACTGGATATTCTGCAAACCAGTCCACCGGACGTGTTTAACCATAACCTGGAAACTGCACCGCGCCTGTATCGCAAAGCCCGTCCCGGTGCAAACTATAAATGGTCGCTTGAACTGCTGAAAAAATTTAAAGAGAACCACCCGGATATCCCGACGAAATCTGGTTTGATGATGGGACTTGGTGAAACAAAAGAAGAAATTATCGACGTATTAAAAGATTTAAGAGCACATGGAGTGACCATGCTGACTCTGGGTCAGTATCTGGCACCAAGCCGGCATCATTTACCGGTTGAACGCTATGTGCCGCCTTCTGAATTTGAAGAACTGAAAGAGATTGCTCTCGGACTCGGCTTTACTCACGCCGCTTGTGGTCCGTTTGTGCGCTCTTCCTATCATGCTGATCTTCAGGCTCAGGGAGTTGAAGTTAAATAA
- the ybeD gene encoding DUF493 family protein YbeD: protein MLTINSDAKLKDLLEFPCSFTYKVMGYAKPELPERVLEVIQRHAPGDYRPKVKPSAKGNYHSVSINITATSIEQVETLYKELGEIDIVRMVL, encoded by the coding sequence ATGCTGACTATTAATTCCGACGCAAAGTTAAAGGATCTGCTTGAGTTTCCTTGTTCGTTCACATACAAAGTGATGGGATATGCAAAGCCAGAGTTACCGGAACGTGTCCTCGAAGTCATTCAGCGTCACGCGCCTGGTGATTACCGCCCAAAGGTGAAACCGAGCGCGAAAGGAAACTATCATTCTGTTTCCATTAATATTACCGCGACCTCAATTGAGCAGGTAGAAACACTCTACAAAGAGTTAGGTGAAATTGATATTGTGCGTATGGTCTTATGA
- the lipB gene encoding lipoyl(octanoyl) transferase LipB, whose translation MDNQLLIVKQLGLQSYQTVWQAMHEFTDNRDSETQDEIWVVEHPPVFTQGQAGKAEHLLNTGDIPVVQSDRGGQVTYHGPGQLVVYFLLDLRRKQLGVRELVTHIENIVINTLKAFHIESKAKADAPGVYVENKKICSLGLRIRRGCSFHGLALNVNMDLSPFLRINPCGYQGMEMVQVSDLGGPSAIRTVEEQLIKELVTTLGYGHTQYSTEVIS comes from the coding sequence ATGGATAACCAGCTTCTTATCGTCAAACAACTTGGTCTGCAAAGCTATCAAACTGTTTGGCAGGCAATGCATGAGTTTACTGACAACCGGGATAGTGAGACACAAGATGAAATATGGGTGGTTGAACATCCACCGGTTTTCACCCAGGGTCAGGCCGGAAAAGCAGAACACCTGCTCAATACCGGCGATATTCCTGTGGTTCAGTCCGATCGCGGCGGACAGGTGACTTATCATGGTCCGGGACAACTTGTCGTATACTTCTTACTTGACCTGAGAAGAAAACAGCTGGGAGTCCGGGAGTTAGTGACACATATTGAAAATATTGTCATCAATACACTCAAAGCCTTCCATATCGAATCAAAGGCAAAAGCAGATGCGCCCGGCGTTTATGTCGAAAATAAAAAAATTTGCTCTCTTGGCTTAAGAATTCGTCGCGGCTGTTCATTTCATGGGCTTGCGCTGAACGTCAATATGGATTTATCACCGTTTTTAAGAATTAATCCATGCGGCTATCAGGGCATGGAGATGGTTCAGGTCAGTGACCTTGGCGGTCCGTCAGCGATCCGTACCGTAGAAGAACAGTTAATTAAAGAACTCGTGACCACTCTGGGATACGGGCATACTCAATACAGCACAGAAGTAATATCATGA
- the pstS gene encoding phosphate ABC transporter substrate-binding protein PstS, whose amino-acid sequence MKFIKSALVSSLMVAASFGVAAKTTINGAGATFPLPIYAKWAEQYQKETGNQINYQGIGSGGGIRQITAKTVDFGASDAPLTIKELNKKGMIQFPMVMGAIVPVVNIPGIKAGELKLTGNVVADIFLGKIKKWDDPAVVALNRNIKLPHQSIYVVHRSDGSGTTYNFTQYLNQVSYDWRTQVGYAKDISWPKAATGIGGKGNAGVANFVNRTKGSIGYVEYAYAKQNNLAYTQMRNSAGKFLMPTMETFQAAAANADWKNAPGYHLLLNNQPGDDSWPLTAATFILLHKDQVNTKKAQAMVAFFKWSYKHGNYAEKLDYVPMPEKVVSMVNSTWKHSLVHNGKSIIK is encoded by the coding sequence GTGAAATTCATTAAATCAGCTCTTGTGTCTTCATTGATGGTGGCTGCGTCATTTGGCGTTGCAGCAAAAACTACCATTAATGGTGCTGGTGCAACTTTCCCACTACCTATTTATGCCAAATGGGCAGAGCAATACCAAAAAGAAACCGGGAATCAAATCAACTATCAGGGGATTGGTTCAGGTGGTGGTATCAGACAAATCACAGCAAAAACTGTCGACTTTGGCGCATCTGACGCACCATTGACCATTAAAGAGCTGAATAAGAAAGGGATGATTCAATTTCCAATGGTGATGGGCGCAATTGTTCCGGTTGTGAATATCCCGGGAATTAAAGCTGGTGAATTAAAATTAACAGGGAATGTCGTTGCAGATATCTTCCTTGGAAAAATTAAGAAATGGGATGATCCGGCAGTCGTTGCACTCAACCGCAACATCAAGTTACCGCATCAATCGATTTATGTTGTTCACCGTTCTGATGGTTCAGGCACCACTTATAACTTTACACAATATCTGAATCAGGTGAGTTATGACTGGCGCACTCAGGTCGGTTATGCGAAAGACATCAGCTGGCCAAAAGCTGCAACAGGCATTGGTGGAAAAGGCAACGCGGGTGTTGCTAACTTCGTGAACCGCACGAAAGGTTCCATTGGTTATGTTGAATATGCCTATGCGAAGCAAAACAACCTGGCTTATACACAAATGAGAAACAGCGCTGGTAAATTCCTGATGCCAACCATGGAAACATTCCAGGCAGCAGCTGCCAACGCAGACTGGAAAAATGCACCAGGTTACCATCTTCTGCTGAACAATCAGCCTGGTGATGATTCATGGCCACTGACTGCAGCAACCTTTATCCTTCTGCATAAAGATCAGGTAAATACGAAAAAAGCTCAAGCGATGGTGGCGTTCTTTAAATGGAGTTATAAACACGGTAATTATGCTGAAAAACTTGATTATGTACCTATGCCGGAAAAAGTTGTCAGTATGGTGAACAGCACATGGAAACATAGTTTAGTTCATAACGGCAAATCAATTATTAAATAA
- a CDS encoding sensor histidine kinase, with the protein MDMLIIFKVYLIYGLACFSVFASVFFRNLRKSRIHIAGVLPLLAAFGLIHGIHEWSELYLVIFRNEAGAIKHVETLKTIKLCLSFVFLSLFAWQMLNLTSWRYTRWLKGGMVAVLVIFIAGLVLRYDMNSYQVYIAHTREQIRWFFALGGGLLSGLAVHSYANILEEEGYGASLPFKLMGLALAGYGLFAGLFSVDAGLWVLVCQTFWAVCITVTLWYALRVFDRERDSQTEAALHQLHQDAKLKELGELISAVAHEIKTPVSSAMVSCDLLSRQLPDDENYHRQINRIMNSLTRAAEISHEVLNYAHHKPVKHEKVRLCDTIGAAVQLNQYRLTQFELRLEADEQLVVDGDSGLLEEVISNFISNAIDASQEDDKRIKIRCFRDKLNAVVQVLDYGDGIAPDMMHKVTQPFFTTKPKGEGTGMGLSLCRQIISRHGGELLLRNHSEGFVAEMRLPGRNQ; encoded by the coding sequence ATGGATATGTTGATTATATTTAAGGTTTATTTGATTTATGGATTAGCGTGCTTTTCCGTATTCGCTTCTGTTTTTTTCAGAAACCTCAGAAAAAGCCGTATTCATATTGCCGGGGTATTACCGCTTTTAGCTGCATTTGGGTTGATACATGGGATTCATGAGTGGTCAGAGCTATACCTGGTCATATTCCGGAATGAAGCTGGTGCAATCAAACATGTTGAGACGCTGAAAACCATTAAACTCTGTCTCTCCTTTGTTTTTTTGAGCCTTTTTGCCTGGCAAATGCTGAATCTGACCTCATGGCGTTACACCCGCTGGCTCAAGGGAGGCATGGTTGCCGTATTGGTCATTTTTATCGCCGGATTAGTCCTTCGCTATGATATGAACTCCTATCAGGTCTACATTGCTCATACCCGCGAGCAGATTCGGTGGTTTTTTGCGCTGGGAGGTGGTCTGTTATCCGGTCTGGCAGTACATAGTTATGCCAATATTCTTGAAGAGGAAGGCTATGGTGCCTCGTTGCCTTTTAAGCTCATGGGGCTGGCGCTGGCCGGATATGGTTTGTTTGCTGGTTTATTTTCCGTTGATGCCGGACTGTGGGTATTAGTCTGCCAAACATTCTGGGCAGTTTGTATCACAGTGACACTTTGGTATGCCTTGCGGGTTTTTGACCGGGAACGTGACAGTCAGACAGAAGCTGCACTACACCAGCTGCATCAGGATGCCAAACTGAAAGAGCTGGGGGAGTTGATTTCAGCGGTTGCCCATGAAATCAAAACGCCGGTCAGCAGTGCGATGGTAAGCTGTGATTTACTGTCACGACAATTACCGGATGATGAAAATTATCACCGGCAAATTAACCGGATTATGAATAGTCTGACCCGGGCCGCAGAAATTAGTCATGAGGTGTTGAACTATGCGCACCACAAGCCGGTAAAACATGAAAAAGTGCGGTTGTGTGATACGATCGGGGCGGCAGTTCAGCTGAATCAATATCGTTTAACCCAGTTTGAATTGAGACTGGAGGCCGATGAACAACTCGTTGTTGATGGTGACTCTGGATTACTGGAAGAAGTCATCAGTAATTTCATCTCAAATGCGATTGATGCCAGTCAAGAAGATGATAAAAGAATAAAGATCAGATGCTTCCGGGATAAACTTAATGCAGTGGTTCAGGTGCTGGATTATGGTGATGGGATCGCACCGGATATGATGCATAAGGTCACTCAGCCATTTTTTACGACCAAGCCTAAAGGCGAAGGGACAGGGATGGGGTTGTCATTATGCAGGCAGATTATATCAAGACACGGCGGAGAACTTTTACTGCGTAATCATTCAGAAGGATTTGTCGCAGAAATGCGTTTACCGGGGAGAAATCAATGA
- a CDS encoding serine hydrolase, giving the protein MNKKTISKSIIVSAVALSATLSNALASPIVVPDAPQIAAKGYVLMDYHSGKVLAEKEMNTKLAPASLTKMMTSYVIGQELARGNITPDDDVVISKNAWAKNFPDSSKMFIEVGTTVKVKELNKGIIVQSGNDACVAMAEHVAGSEDAFVDLMNAWAGTIGMKNTHFANVHGLDHGNHYSTPYDMALLGQALIRDVPDEYKIYAQKKFTYNGITQYNRNGLLWDKSMHVDGIKTGHTSHAGYSLVSSATEGNMRLVSVVMGTKSANARKSESKKLLSYGFRFFETVAPHKAGQTFVQERIWMGDKSTVALGVDKDTYVTLPRGQAKNLKASFVLEKELQAPIHKGDVVGKLFYQLDGKDVAQYPLLALEDVEKGSIFSRLWDYIVLLFKGLF; this is encoded by the coding sequence ATGAATAAAAAAACAATTTCAAAGTCTATTATTGTGTCTGCTGTTGCTTTATCAGCCACATTATCTAACGCACTAGCTTCTCCGATTGTCGTTCCCGATGCACCTCAAATTGCCGCTAAAGGCTACGTCCTGATGGACTATCATTCAGGTAAAGTCCTTGCAGAAAAAGAGATGAATACCAAGCTGGCTCCGGCAAGTCTGACCAAGATGATGACCAGCTATGTCATTGGACAGGAACTGGCCAGAGGCAACATTACACCTGATGATGATGTTGTCATCAGTAAAAATGCCTGGGCCAAAAATTTTCCGGACTCTTCAAAAATGTTCATCGAAGTGGGAACAACCGTTAAGGTCAAAGAACTGAACAAAGGTATTATTGTTCAGTCAGGCAATGATGCCTGCGTTGCTATGGCCGAGCATGTCGCCGGTTCAGAAGATGCGTTTGTCGACCTGATGAATGCCTGGGCGGGCACAATTGGCATGAAGAACACCCACTTTGCCAATGTCCACGGTCTTGACCATGGCAACCACTACTCCACACCATATGACATGGCACTTTTGGGGCAGGCACTGATCAGGGATGTTCCAGACGAATATAAAATCTATGCTCAGAAAAAATTCACTTACAACGGTATCACACAATATAACCGAAACGGGCTATTGTGGGATAAGAGCATGCATGTAGACGGCATCAAAACCGGTCATACCAGCCATGCAGGTTACAGCCTGGTCAGTTCTGCAACTGAAGGAAACATGCGTTTAGTTTCTGTTGTCATGGGTACCAAGAGTGCGAATGCCCGTAAGTCTGAAAGTAAAAAACTGCTGAGTTACGGTTTCCGCTTCTTTGAAACAGTTGCTCCGCACAAAGCCGGCCAGACTTTTGTTCAGGAAAGAATCTGGATGGGTGACAAAAGTACAGTGGCTTTAGGTGTCGATAAAGATACTTATGTAACGCTGCCCCGCGGACAGGCCAAAAACCTGAAAGCCAGTTTCGTCCTTGAGAAAGAGCTGCAGGCACCAATTCACAAAGGCGATGTAGTTGGTAAACTGTTCTATCAGCTCGATGGTAAAGATGTGGCTCAATACCCGCTTCTGGCGCTTGAAGACGTCGAAAAAGGCAGTATTTTCAGCCGCCTGTGGGATTACATCGTCTTACTGTTTAAAGGACTGTTCTGA
- the pstA gene encoding phosphate ABC transporter permease PstA: MNKRKIKNSLFLAFCTLSAASGVFILASIFYTLVGDGIKGLNLATFTMLTPGPGSEGGLKNALIGSFMLTLTGIIIAAPIGILAGTWLAETEKDNKIAESLRFLNGMLMSAPSILVGLFIYAIIVVPTGGYSGWAGSIALAVLALPMIVSSTEEMLRLVPPTLKEAGSGLGSPKWRVITQLSYRAAAPGIVTAILLSIARISGETAPLLFTSLNSNFMTTDMSKPMANLPVTIYQFAMSPYTSWQELAWAGALIVTTFILGINVLATLLPKLIKARKA; this comes from the coding sequence ATGAATAAAAGAAAAATAAAGAACTCTCTCTTTCTGGCATTTTGTACATTATCGGCGGCTTCCGGTGTTTTTATCCTTGCCAGTATTTTCTATACCCTGGTCGGTGACGGTATCAAAGGGCTGAATCTGGCGACTTTTACCATGTTAACTCCGGGACCGGGCAGCGAAGGCGGACTCAAAAATGCTCTGATAGGCAGTTTTATGCTGACACTTACCGGGATTATTATCGCCGCACCCATAGGTATTCTTGCCGGTACCTGGCTGGCTGAAACAGAAAAAGACAACAAAATTGCTGAATCTTTGCGCTTTTTAAATGGCATGTTAATGAGCGCTCCCTCGATTCTGGTTGGCTTGTTTATTTATGCCATTATTGTAGTTCCGACCGGCGGTTATTCTGGCTGGGCCGGGTCAATCGCACTGGCTGTACTGGCTTTACCCATGATTGTATCTTCAACAGAAGAGATGTTGCGCCTGGTTCCGCCCACACTCAAAGAAGCAGGCAGCGGTCTGGGCTCTCCCAAATGGCGGGTCATCACTCAGTTAAGCTACCGGGCTGCCGCACCGGGTATTGTGACGGCAATTTTGCTTTCCATTGCACGGATTTCAGGAGAAACGGCTCCCCTGCTCTTTACCTCACTGAACAGTAATTTCATGACAACTGATATGAGTAAACCGATGGCTAATCTGCCCGTCACCATTTATCAGTTTGCCATGAGCCCTTATACATCGTGGCAAGAACTGGCATGGGCCGGAGCATTGATTGTAACGACCTTTATCTTAGGCATAAACGTATTGGCAACCCTGTTGCCAAAACTAATCAAGGCGAGAAAAGCATGA
- a CDS encoding response regulator translates to MTLKLLLAEDDQQLREVLTEALTLESFDVIAFDNAEDALDYAASEHIDLVLMDVVMGGMTGIEALSSLRRMHPNIGIVITTAFATVDMAVDAMKKGADEFLTKPFNLASLSVTLKRVYTQHSPKPPMDERHNDMIFSALSNPIRRMVVKQLKIHRKLKFMDLCRVVGVEDHTKFNFHLRQLVNCGLVAKEEGRTYSLTERGVQVYVSMLQS, encoded by the coding sequence ATGACGTTAAAGTTATTACTGGCCGAGGACGATCAGCAACTCAGAGAGGTGTTGACTGAAGCATTAACACTGGAATCATTCGACGTAATTGCCTTTGATAACGCCGAAGATGCTCTGGACTATGCGGCCTCTGAACATATTGACCTGGTTCTGATGGATGTGGTGATGGGAGGCATGACCGGCATTGAAGCATTATCTTCATTAAGGCGAATGCATCCGAATATCGGTATTGTAATAACCACTGCGTTTGCGACGGTTGACATGGCTGTGGATGCGATGAAAAAAGGAGCGGATGAGTTTTTGACCAAACCCTTTAATCTGGCGTCTCTGTCTGTGACGCTGAAAAGAGTCTATACACAACATTCACCAAAGCCACCAATGGATGAACGGCATAATGATATGATTTTTTCAGCATTATCCAATCCAATCCGGAGAATGGTTGTGAAGCAGCTTAAAATTCATCGCAAGCTGAAGTTTATGGATTTATGTCGTGTTGTGGGTGTAGAGGATCATACCAAGTTTAACTTCCATCTCAGGCAGTTGGTGAATTGTGGCTTGGTCGCCAAAGAAGAAGGAAGGACCTATTCGCTGACGGAACGGGGTGTACAGGTCTATGTCAGTATGTTGCAATCGTAA